One Scyliorhinus canicula chromosome 12, sScyCan1.1, whole genome shotgun sequence genomic region harbors:
- the LOC119974574 gene encoding aurora kinase C-like — protein sequence MTTKENWDPQRLGSSKKQLTPNRLGSPKPCLKRQLSGSSIPVSPIALYSKNMSKVATVAPHTTAQGSGFQRAATESESQQLLVKNWSIDNFDIGRPLGKGKFGNVYMARERESKFILALKVLFKSHLEKENVEHQLRREVEIQSHLKHPNILRLYNYFFDRTRIYLMLEYAPRGELYKELQKHGCFSEQQSATYMLELADALHYCHLKKVIHRDIKPENLLLGLRGELKIADFGWSVHAPSSRRKTLCGTLDYLPPEMVEGRLHDEKVDLWCLGILCYEFLVGHPPFESSSHQETYRKICKVDIHFPASMSQGAKTLISQLLRHNPGLRLPLKGVMEHPWVKSNARRLLPPECAGSSENEGPPR from the exons ATGACCACGAAGGAAAACTGGGACCCGCAGCGGCTGGGGAGCAGCAAGAAG CAATTAACGCCAAATAGGTTGGGCAGTCCAAAGCCTTGTCTGAAGAGACAGTTGAGTGGATCCTCCATTCCAGTGTCACCAATTGCCCTTTATTCAAAAAACATGTCTAAAGTTGCCACTGTAGCACCACATACAACAG CTCAGGGATCTGGATTTCAAAGAGCCGCAACAGAATCAGAAAGTCAGCAGCTGTTGGTTAA AAACTGGTCCATTGACAACTTTGACATTGGGCGCCCTCTTGGAAAAGGCAAATTTGGAAATGTGTACATGGCTCGAGAACGGGAATCAAAGTTTATCCTGGCACTGAAAGTGCTTTTCAAGTCCCACCTTGAGAAAGAGAATGTAGAGCATCAACTCCGAAGAGAAGTTGAAATTCAGTCTCATCTCAA GCATCCAAATATCTTGAGGCTTTACAATTATTTCTTTGATCGGACAAGAATTTACCTAATGTTAGAGTATGCCCCTCGAGGAGAGCTGTACAAAGAGTTGCAGAAGCATGGCTGCTTCAGTGAGCAGCAGAGTGCCACC TACATGTTGGAGCTGGCGGACGCATTGCATTATTGCCATTTAAAGAAGGTGATTCACAGAGATATCAAGCCAGAGAATCTGTTGCTCGGCCTGCGTGGGGAGCTGAAAATAGCTGACTTTGGGTGGTCTGTGCACGCTCCGTCATCGAG AAGAAAGACTTTGTGTGGCACTTTGGATTACCTGCCTCCAGAAATGGTTGAAGGGCGATTGCATGATGAAAAAGTGGACTTATGGTGCCTGGGAATCCTGTGCTACGAGTTCCTGGTAGGACACCCTCCATTCGAATCATCTTCCCACCAGGAGACATATAGGAAGATCTGCAAG GTTGACATCCATTTTCCAGCTAGCATGTCACAGGGTGCCAAGACTCTAATCAGCCAATTGCTTCGACATAATCCAGGACTGAGACTTCCCCTCAAGGGTGTGATGGAACATCCATGGGTGAAATCCAATGCCCGGAGGCTCCTTCCACCAGAATGTGCAGGCAGCAGTGAGAATGAAGGACCACCTCGCTAA